A portion of the Falsibacillus albus genome contains these proteins:
- a CDS encoding CBS domain-containing protein, producing the protein MNVAFFLIPKKEVAFVKGTYTMRQAMEKMKYHRYTSIPILNEKGHYIGTLREGDLLWRMFDSNQLISINDIEHTLLADIDLQSHNVPIPIHAEMEDIISRATEQNFIPVVDDGGYFIGIIRRREIIDYLAGQYLKTQK; encoded by the coding sequence ATGAACGTGGCATTTTTTCTGATACCGAAAAAAGAAGTAGCATTTGTTAAAGGTACATATACAATGAGACAGGCAATGGAAAAAATGAAATATCATAGATACACTTCCATACCCATTTTAAATGAAAAAGGACATTATATCGGGACTTTAAGGGAGGGGGATCTGCTGTGGAGGATGTTCGATTCCAATCAGCTGATCAGCATCAATGATATAGAACATACTTTATTAGCTGATATCGACCTCCAGTCTCATAATGTTCCCATCCCCATTCATGCTGAGATGGAGGATATCATTTCACGCGCAACCGAACAAAATTTCATACCGGTTGTGGATGACGGAGGGTACTTCATTGGCATCATCCGCAGGAGGGAAATCATCGACTACTTGGCTGGTCAATATTTAAAAACGCAAAAATAA
- a CDS encoding DeoR/GlpR family DNA-binding transcription regulator: MFSEERREQILNLLEQSGRVMVKDLAETFQVSIDSIRRDLSILEEKGLLKRTHGGAISNTGVRQAPRPPSERFSEGTIHQNAIAKLAASYIDEHSTIFIGGASIHYVLLKYIPINIEYTVVTNSLEVAYVLREYENIQLFLIAGNVKASGNITDALATEFSRQFTFDLCFATAGALSSNGLSTATPEVAIFHKTIYSRSRTVIALIEHHKFGKDMFSGMFPLNQLDLVITDEETLEKYLKMLGLNGVDVIVAK; encoded by the coding sequence ATGTTTTCTGAAGAAAGAAGAGAGCAAATATTGAATCTATTGGAACAAAGCGGTCGAGTAATGGTTAAGGACCTGGCAGAAACCTTCCAAGTTTCGATTGACTCGATCCGCAGGGATTTATCTATTTTAGAGGAAAAGGGGCTGTTAAAAAGGACTCACGGAGGGGCGATTTCTAATACAGGGGTGAGGCAAGCACCACGACCACCTTCAGAACGCTTCTCGGAAGGGACCATTCATCAAAATGCAATTGCTAAATTGGCAGCCTCCTATATTGATGAACACAGCACCATTTTCATCGGAGGGGCATCTATTCACTATGTGCTCCTCAAATATATTCCTATTAATATTGAATATACAGTGGTAACGAATTCTTTGGAGGTTGCTTATGTTCTCCGAGAGTATGAAAATATCCAGCTATTCTTAATAGCCGGGAATGTCAAGGCGTCAGGGAACATAACAGATGCACTTGCGACTGAATTCTCAAGACAATTCACTTTTGACCTTTGCTTTGCCACTGCCGGTGCATTATCGTCAAATGGATTGAGCACAGCTACTCCTGAAGTGGCCATATTCCATAAAACGATTTATAGCCGTTCGAGGACTGTCATCGCCCTCATTGAACATCATAAATTTGGAAAGGATATGTTTTCGGGTATGTTTCCCTTAAACCAATTGGATCTTGTAATCACAGACGAAGAAACGTTGGAGAAATACTTGAAAATGCTCGGATTGAATGGAGTGGATGTTATTGTGGCGAAGTGA
- a CDS encoding MDR family MFS transporter, with the protein MKMKRNENKLGFVVAGLLLGILMASMDNTIVVTAMGTIVGDLGGLNSFVWVVSAYMVAEMAGMPIFGKLSDMYGRKRFFIFGLVFFMLGSALCGTSESILQLGIYRAIQGIGGGALVPIAFTIVFDIFPPEKRGKMGGLFGAVFGLSSIFGPLLGAYITDYISWHWVFYINLPLGILALVFISMFYNESKGHEKQTIDWWGAATLVGAVVCLMFALELGGQKYNWDSIEIIGLFSGFSLLSIIFLFIENNVSSPIISFSMFKNRLFAGSTIVALFYGAAFMAATVYIPIFVQGVYGGTATNSGLILLPMMLGSVVTAQVGGFLTSKMSYRSIMILSGIIFIIGMVLLSTLTPETNRIWLTFYMIIVGFGVGFSFSVLSMAAIHNFGIEQRGSATSTSNFIRSLGMTIGISVFGTIQSNGFTEELTKTFSGMGAAFKSGMSGNAREVLSASARDQIPAEVLSKITSALSTSIVHTFMWGLIPACLAFLFVFMMGKERMKITRDPGKSM; encoded by the coding sequence ATGAAAATGAAGAGGAATGAGAATAAATTAGGATTTGTGGTGGCTGGCCTTTTATTAGGGATATTAATGGCTTCCATGGATAATACCATTGTGGTTACCGCGATGGGGACGATTGTCGGGGATTTAGGGGGATTGAACAGCTTCGTTTGGGTGGTATCTGCTTATATGGTAGCAGAGATGGCGGGTATGCCGATTTTCGGAAAACTATCGGATATGTACGGCAGGAAAAGATTTTTTATTTTTGGTCTGGTGTTTTTCATGCTTGGTTCCGCTCTCTGCGGAACTTCAGAAAGCATTCTACAACTTGGGATTTATCGCGCCATCCAGGGAATCGGCGGCGGCGCGCTTGTACCCATTGCCTTTACAATCGTATTTGATATATTCCCTCCTGAAAAAAGGGGGAAAATGGGGGGCCTATTTGGTGCGGTCTTTGGATTGTCAAGTATATTCGGACCATTATTAGGTGCCTACATCACAGATTATATAAGCTGGCATTGGGTTTTTTATATCAATCTACCACTTGGTATTTTAGCTTTGGTCTTCATTTCTATGTTTTACAACGAGTCAAAAGGACACGAAAAACAGACGATCGATTGGTGGGGGGCTGCTACTCTCGTTGGAGCAGTCGTATGCCTCATGTTTGCTTTGGAACTGGGCGGACAGAAATATAATTGGGATTCTATAGAAATTATCGGATTATTCTCAGGATTTTCACTCCTGTCGATTATCTTTCTGTTCATTGAGAATAATGTATCTTCTCCAATCATTTCATTCAGCATGTTCAAGAATCGCCTTTTTGCAGGAAGTACAATCGTCGCATTATTTTATGGAGCGGCCTTTATGGCTGCAACGGTTTATATCCCAATTTTCGTTCAGGGTGTATATGGCGGTACCGCCACGAATTCAGGGCTGATCTTGCTGCCGATGATGCTCGGATCCGTCGTCACTGCACAGGTAGGAGGATTCTTGACGTCTAAGATGAGCTATCGCAGCATCATGATCCTTTCCGGCATTATTTTCATCATCGGTATGGTCTTATTGAGCACCTTGACACCAGAAACCAACCGCATTTGGTTGACTTTTTACATGATCATCGTCGGCTTCGGTGTTGGATTTTCCTTCTCTGTACTCAGTATGGCAGCCATCCATAATTTTGGGATCGAACAGCGTGGGTCTGCAACTTCTACAAGTAATTTCATTCGATCTCTAGGCATGACGATTGGCATCAGCGTGTTTGGTACCATTCAAAGCAATGGTTTCACAGAAGAATTGACAAAAACATTTTCCGGAATGGGGGCAGCGTTCAAGTCGGGCATGTCCGGGAATGCAAGGGAAGTGTTATCCGCATCTGCAAGAGATCAAATCCCTGCAGAGGTTCTTTCGAAAATCACCAGTGCACTCTCTACATCGATTGTCCACACCTTCATGTGGGGACTAATACCAGCGTGCTTGGCATTCTTGTTTGTTTTCATGATGGGGAAAGAGCGGATGAAAATTACAAGAGATCCAGGAAAATCTATGTAG
- a CDS encoding polymer-forming cytoskeletal protein, with translation MNLNKLGDIKINGIGSSNGGSFEKVDLNGKGTVNGDIECVQFECNGVGAVKGNVKSQLAKINGTAKITGKLAADQLFINGAASIHEGVDANKMDVSGKASVSGPVKGHEIKVNGKLSVKGNCDAEEFSGEGAFSIDGLLNAENIQVKLFSESKAKEIGGKKIIILQHKESLFKFLKSFFHVKLQAELIEGDEIELEGTVADIVRGKHIKIGKNCEIDLVEYSGDFFMEKNAQVKEYRKL, from the coding sequence ATGAATTTGAATAAACTTGGCGATATAAAAATCAATGGAATAGGGTCTTCTAACGGAGGTTCGTTTGAAAAAGTTGATCTTAATGGAAAAGGGACCGTAAATGGCGACATAGAATGTGTGCAATTTGAGTGCAATGGCGTTGGAGCCGTGAAAGGGAACGTCAAATCTCAACTGGCAAAGATTAATGGAACGGCAAAAATAACGGGGAAATTAGCAGCAGATCAACTTTTTATCAATGGGGCTGCTTCCATTCATGAAGGTGTTGACGCAAATAAAATGGATGTGTCAGGAAAAGCTTCTGTGTCAGGTCCTGTGAAAGGTCATGAAATCAAAGTTAACGGCAAACTCTCGGTGAAAGGGAACTGTGACGCAGAGGAATTTAGCGGTGAAGGCGCCTTTTCGATTGATGGATTATTGAATGCCGAGAATATCCAAGTGAAACTGTTTAGTGAAAGCAAGGCAAAAGAAATAGGTGGAAAGAAAATAATCATTCTTCAACATAAAGAAAGCTTGTTTAAGTTTCTTAAATCCTTCTTTCATGTGAAGCTGCAAGCAGAACTGATCGAAGGGGATGAAATCGAATTGGAGGGAACCGTGGCAGATATAGTAAGAGGGAAACATATTAAGATAGGAAAAAACTGTGAAATCGATCTGGTCGAATATTCAGGAGACTTCTTCATGGAAAAGAATGCACAAGTGAAGGAATATCGAAAACTATGA
- a CDS encoding bifunctional 5,10-methylenetetrahydrofolate dehydrogenase/5,10-methenyltetrahydrofolate cyclohydrolase has translation MDKVILDGKQVADKVKGSLASRVEALKEAGVTPCLATILVGDDPSSETYVRMKGNACKRIGIESKRIHLSKETSTEELLEVIDELNQNDGVHGILLQHPVPAQIDERAAFERIAIEKDVDGVTSLGFGQTAFGFGKYPSCTPAAIMRIIDEYKIELEGKHAVVIGRSPILGKPVSALLLNRDATVTICHSRTQNLPGIVKQADIVVAAVGKPNFVQGDWIKEGAVILDAGYNKGNIGDVDYEACYEPAGAITPVPGGVGPVTISMLLKHTVDAAELTL, from the coding sequence ATGGACAAAGTGATTTTAGACGGCAAACAAGTAGCAGACAAAGTTAAGGGCAGCTTGGCATCAAGGGTTGAAGCGCTTAAGGAAGCTGGTGTGACTCCTTGTCTTGCTACGATTTTGGTAGGGGATGATCCTTCATCTGAAACATATGTAAGAATGAAGGGAAATGCATGCAAACGAATCGGGATCGAATCAAAGAGAATTCACCTTTCTAAGGAGACGTCAACGGAAGAACTCCTGGAGGTCATTGATGAATTAAACCAAAATGATGGGGTACATGGCATCCTCCTGCAGCATCCGGTCCCTGCTCAAATCGATGAACGGGCAGCGTTCGAACGAATTGCCATTGAAAAAGATGTCGATGGTGTGACAAGCCTGGGTTTCGGGCAAACTGCATTTGGATTTGGGAAATATCCTTCCTGCACCCCAGCGGCCATTATGAGGATCATTGACGAATACAAAATTGAATTGGAAGGTAAGCATGCTGTTGTCATAGGGAGAAGTCCAATTTTAGGCAAGCCGGTATCTGCCCTACTTTTAAATCGAGATGCAACGGTAACGATTTGCCACTCGCGTACACAAAATCTCCCTGGTATAGTAAAGCAGGCTGATATAGTCGTTGCAGCGGTTGGAAAACCGAATTTTGTCCAGGGCGACTGGATCAAAGAAGGCGCAGTCATTTTGGATGCGGGCTACAATAAAGGAAACATCGGCGACGTGGATTATGAGGCATGCTATGAACCAGCCGGGGCCATCACCCCAGTTCCAGGCGGTGTGGGTCCAGTTACCATTTCCATGTTATTGAAACATACAGTGGATGCAGCGGAATTGACTTTGTAA
- a CDS encoding NIPSNAP family protein: MFFRRKYYRVKPEFVENFNVHFNQRLLPAQQKYGSRLVGRWMMDMEDGTVEIFAIWEYDNYEEYERIESLVRNDQEHVKRVKDWYEANGGKEHVWNSYFFEVRNEKITSTLMN; this comes from the coding sequence ATGTTTTTTCGAAGAAAATATTATCGTGTAAAACCTGAATTTGTAGAGAATTTCAATGTCCATTTCAATCAAAGACTACTGCCTGCACAACAGAAGTACGGTTCGCGTTTGGTCGGTCGTTGGATGATGGACATGGAAGATGGAACGGTAGAAATATTCGCGATTTGGGAATATGACAATTATGAAGAATACGAACGGATCGAATCCTTAGTTAGAAATGATCAAGAACATGTCAAACGAGTGAAAGATTGGTATGAAGCAAATGGGGGAAAGGAGCATGTTTGGAATAGCTATTTTTTTGAAGTAAGAAATGAGAAAATAACCTCGACACTAATGAATTAA
- a CDS encoding cytoplasmic protein yields MADIRNVSIHGSGSASGGVYKKMAIRGEGTILDDVECEQFKIFGSSDVMGNMKLNKFHIFGESSVKGQVDVEELKIFGTLSIGGDAQAHRAKVRGTLDIDCGLHGERADIKGMITTGGDLEVESLSLQGAFEVNGVMNAGSIDAGLRFGMSKADEIVGGKIKIKKKSNFPIFSFGKEEGRLESRMIEGDDIYLENTSAEVVRGKNIKIGTGCKIGLVEYSGHFEHKSNSVVKENKKI; encoded by the coding sequence GTGGCAGATATAAGAAATGTCAGTATACATGGTTCGGGCAGCGCCTCAGGTGGCGTTTACAAAAAGATGGCCATTCGAGGTGAAGGCACCATTTTGGATGATGTTGAATGTGAACAATTTAAGATCTTCGGTTCCAGTGATGTAATGGGGAACATGAAACTCAATAAATTTCACATTTTTGGTGAAAGCAGTGTGAAAGGACAAGTGGATGTAGAGGAATTGAAGATTTTCGGTACACTGTCTATTGGAGGAGATGCTCAGGCACACCGTGCAAAGGTTCGGGGTACTCTAGATATTGATTGTGGTCTACACGGGGAGCGTGCAGATATTAAAGGAATGATTACAACCGGAGGTGATTTGGAAGTTGAATCCCTCTCCTTACAGGGAGCGTTTGAAGTGAACGGTGTGATGAATGCTGGAAGCATCGATGCAGGACTACGGTTTGGCATGAGTAAAGCGGATGAAATTGTTGGGGGGAAGATAAAAATCAAAAAGAAATCCAACTTCCCGATCTTTTCTTTCGGCAAAGAGGAAGGAAGGCTTGAATCAAGGATGATTGAAGGCGACGACATTTACCTGGAAAACACATCTGCAGAAGTGGTGAGGGGAAAAAACATAAAAATCGGAACAGGCTGTAAAATTGGCCTCGTAGAATATTCGGGTCATTTTGAGCATAAATCTAATTCTGTCGTTAAGGAAAATAAAAAAATATAG
- a CDS encoding MGMT family protein: protein MKPFTANVIRIIKQIPSGKVMTYGQVAKCAGSPRAARQVVRILHSMSDKHQLPWHRVINAKGQIAMKDDIGFHEQRMCLSNEGIESGKDGTIDLSKYQLKRNCSIDEEEFLLSLDENHYI, encoded by the coding sequence ATGAAGCCGTTTACAGCGAATGTGATTAGAATCATTAAACAAATACCATCTGGCAAGGTTATGACATATGGGCAGGTTGCCAAATGTGCAGGCAGTCCACGGGCAGCCAGACAAGTTGTCCGCATTCTTCACTCAATGAGTGATAAACATCAGCTTCCATGGCACCGGGTCATCAATGCGAAGGGCCAAATCGCGATGAAGGATGATATAGGATTCCACGAACAAAGAATGTGCCTATCGAATGAAGGAATCGAATCGGGGAAAGATGGAACGATTGATCTAAGTAAATACCAGTTAAAACGGAATTGCTCCATTGATGAGGAAGAATTCCTTTTATCTCTCGACGAGAATCATTACATTTAA